The Tamandua tetradactyla isolate mTamTet1 chromosome 8, mTamTet1.pri, whole genome shotgun sequence genome includes a window with the following:
- the MMP12 gene encoding macrophage metalloelastase has protein sequence MKFLLLILILQVIASGSVPLTRETNAEENDVDFAKRYLGAFYDLDMETLPTTKKANGNLMQMKIQEMQQFFGLEVTGQLDTSTLATMHTPRCGVPDGHHFKTMPGGPVWQKHYITYRINNFTPDLAPADVEYAIQKAFQVWSDVTPLKFRKINAGTADIMISFARRAHGDFYPFDGKNGVLAHAFGPGAGIGGDAHFDDDELWTKNSRGINFFLVAVHELGHSLGLDHSKDPRAIMFPTYSYVDPNTFSLSTDDIRGIQFLYGGPEQHRPTSGPDGTELCDPNLSFDAVTTIGSKLFFFKDRFFWWKYVDNSKISVGLISNLWASVPSGIQAAYEIAPRAEVFLFKDDKYWLISNLRAHPNYPKSIRSFGFPDSVKKIDAAVFNPNLYKTYFFVDNWYWRYDEKSKRMDPHYPKSITRNFLGIGPKIDAVFYSKGHYYLFQGSHQFEFNTQFNRVTRRLKSNSGFNC, from the exons AGGTACTTGGGAGCCTTTTATGACCTGGACATGGAAACActtccaacaacaaaaaaagccaatGGGAACCTCATGCAGATGAAAATCCAGGAAATGCAGCAGTTCTTTGGGTTAGAAGTGACTGGACAACTGGACACATCAACTCTGGCAACGATGCATACCCCCCGATGTGGAGTACCAGATGGTCATCATTTCAAGACAATGCCAGGGGGGCCAGTATGGCAGAAACATTACATCACCTACAG AATCAACAATTTTACTCCTGACCTGGCTCCTGCAGATGTCGAGTATGCCATCCAGAAGGCTTTTCAAGTATGGAGTGATGTGACTCCCCTGAAATTCAGGAAGATTAATGCAGGCACGGCTGACATTATGATCTCCTTTGCACGTCGAG ctcatGGAGACTTCTACCCTTTTGATGGAAAAAATGGAGTTTTAGCCCATGCTTTTGGTCCTGGAGCTGGTATTGGAGGAGATGCACATTTTGATGACGACGAACTATGGACTAAAAACAGCAGAG gcATAAACTTCTTTCTTGTTGCGGTTCATGAGCTTGGCCATTCGTTGGGTCTTGACCATTCCAAAGACCCAAGGGCCATAATGTTTCCCACCTACAGTTATGTTGACCCCAACACATTTAGCCTCTCTACTGATGACATACGTGGCATTCAGTTCCTCTATG GAGGCCCAGAACAGCACCGACCCACGTCAGGTCCCGATGGTACAGAATTGTGTGACCCTAATTTGAGTTTCGATGCTGTCACTACAATTGGAAGtaaactatttttctttaaagacag GTTCTTCTGGTGGAAGTATGTTGACAATTCCAAGATCAGCGTTGGCTTAATTTCTAATTTGTGGGCAAGTGTGCCATCTGGTATTCAAGCTGCTTATGAAATTGCACCCAGagctgaagtttttctttttaaag ATGACAAGTACTGGTTAATCAGCAATTTAAGAGCACATCCAAACTATCCCAAGAGCATACGTTCTTTTGGTTTCCCTGACTCTGTGAAAAAAATTGATGCAGCAGTTTTCAACCCAAATCTCTACAAGACTTACTTCTTTGTAGATAACTGGTATTGGAG GTATGATGAGAAAAGCAAACGCATGGACCCTCATTATCCCAAATCGATTACCAGAAACTTTCTAGGAATTGGGCCTAAAATTGATGCAGTCTTCTACTCCAAAG GACACTACTATCTCTTCCAAGGATCTCACCAATTTGAATTTAACACCCAATTCAATCGTGTCACTAGAAGG